In a genomic window of uncultured Flavobacterium sp.:
- a CDS encoding MBOAT family O-acyltransferase: MITIDSINDWFVQNFGAITLEQAKSWFIYNPEEKLLFNTGLFLGLFLVFYFVYAFLRKTFYLRLTYVILFSLFFYYKSSGIYFLLLLLSSVVDYGLSQIIFKTTKDSTKKIYLVISVILNLGLLGYFKYMNFMIVTFNDMFHGNYQLHDVFLPVGISFYTFQSMSYIIEIYREEIKPTKNYIEYLFFVSFFPQLVAGPIVRAKDFLPQIYQKLNLTKQDVNNALFLIIGGLIKKTVISNYISINFVDRVFDTPMNYTSFENLMASYGYAIQIYCDFSGYSDMAIGIALLLGFKLPANFRTPYKSTSITDFWRRWHISLSTWLKDFLYISIGGNREGTFAGYLFPSLFFFGLLLWGISNVSVSYIPLGIAIGALVLFCLTFLLSKKKNQTLVTNFNLFTTMLLGGLWHGAGAQFIVWGALHGLALAVHKIFMEFFPSKKDGKGSGFLWKFFSIVITFHFVVFCWIFFRARDFETALQVINNIGQLTFEPEHWKAIVLGYKNVFGLMLFGYVWHFLPEVITDKMKFVFDKTPLLGKAIILGFVYWIVYATAVAGSQPFIYFQF, translated from the coding sequence TTGATTACAATTGATAGCATAAATGATTGGTTTGTTCAAAATTTTGGTGCAATTACCTTAGAACAAGCTAAAAGTTGGTTTATATACAATCCCGAGGAAAAATTATTGTTTAACACAGGTTTATTCTTAGGACTGTTTTTGGTTTTTTATTTTGTGTATGCTTTTTTACGCAAGACATTTTATTTGAGATTAACGTATGTTATTCTCTTCTCGCTTTTCTTTTATTATAAGTCAAGCGGAATTTACTTTCTGTTATTGTTGCTTTCATCTGTTGTCGATTATGGCCTGAGTCAGATTATTTTTAAAACAACAAAAGACAGTACAAAGAAAATTTATCTTGTAATAAGTGTGATCCTGAATTTAGGATTACTTGGGTATTTCAAGTACATGAATTTCATGATTGTGACATTCAATGATATGTTTCATGGTAATTATCAGCTTCATGATGTTTTTCTTCCTGTTGGAATTTCGTTTTATACCTTTCAATCGATGAGTTATATTATTGAGATTTATCGTGAAGAAATTAAACCGACAAAAAACTATATCGAATATTTATTTTTCGTTTCGTTTTTCCCGCAATTAGTTGCCGGACCAATCGTTAGAGCAAAAGATTTCTTGCCGCAGATTTATCAAAAATTAAATCTAACGAAGCAAGATGTTAACAATGCTTTGTTTTTAATCATTGGCGGATTAATCAAGAAAACCGTAATCTCAAATTACATTTCTATAAACTTCGTTGACCGTGTTTTTGATACGCCAATGAATTATACGTCATTCGAAAATTTAATGGCATCTTACGGATATGCGATTCAAATTTATTGTGACTTTTCAGGATATTCAGATATGGCAATCGGAATCGCTTTGTTATTAGGATTCAAATTACCAGCCAACTTTAGAACGCCATACAAATCAACTTCAATAACAGATTTCTGGAGAAGATGGCATATTTCGCTTTCAACCTGGTTAAAAGATTTCTTGTATATCTCTATTGGAGGAAACAGAGAAGGAACATTCGCAGGATATTTATTTCCAAGTTTATTTTTCTTTGGATTATTGCTTTGGGGAATTTCAAACGTAAGCGTGAGTTATATTCCGTTAGGAATTGCAATTGGAGCATTAGTTCTCTTTTGTTTGACATTTTTACTTTCGAAGAAAAAAAATCAAACGTTGGTAACCAATTTCAATTTGTTTACCACAATGCTTTTAGGAGGATTATGGCATGGAGCAGGAGCACAATTTATTGTTTGGGGAGCATTACACGGATTAGCATTAGCAGTACATAAAATTTTCATGGAATTTTTCCCTTCCAAAAAAGACGGTAAAGGTTCAGGTTTTTTATGGAAATTCTTTTCAATCGTAATTACATTCCATTTTGTAGTTTTCTGTTGGATCTTTTTCCGCGCCAGAGATTTCGAAACAGCATTACAAGTAATCAATAATATTGGTCAGTTGACTTTCGAACCAGAACATTGGAAAGCAATTGTGTTAGGTTATAAAAATGTATTTGGATTAATGCTTTTCGGATATGTTTGGCATT